The proteins below come from a single Miscanthus floridulus cultivar M001 chromosome 1, ASM1932011v1, whole genome shotgun sequence genomic window:
- the LOC136463423 gene encoding uncharacterized protein — protein MPPPDLEGGVLDSSVGSDPTATASSSTLDDIPFLIERAIAKLPPDLAAHAVDTKRKARSQDLGWKYGWWPDPSKKDFMQCIFCRKVVPSGICRFKQHLAGGYGDAIKCPNTPAIVRKEIVVYLKKSSRTVLVKVPVEDEQDAAGVEEPVAVPVPSSGTKVKQAKKKIAQAAITSFTISAVAKPATQKQSRSVSSMLRKSPEEVVAERHKSKQSQPTLEQCIKKNKEAKVIVDDHVADFFYENRIPLNVINSRSWEVLLESIGQYGPRYRSPSYHDVRTLLLERAVNRTAELRKKHEEAWKEYGCTIMSDGWTDTSHRHLINFLANSPAGTFFLGSVDASSEIANANMLADLLEKQIDKVGKEHVVQIVTDNGANFKAAGRLLMERIPHLFWTPCAAHCLDLLLEDIGKIKEFHTCINMA, from the coding sequence ATGCCTCCGCCTGACCTTGAAGGAGGTGTTCTAGATTCATCAGTTGGGTCAGATCCTACTGCCACGGCTTCCTCATCTACTCTAGATGATATTCCTTTCCTAATTGAGAGGGCTATAGCAAAACTACCTCCAGATCTTGCTGCCCATGCTGTTGACACAAAGAGAAAGGCAAGATCTCAAGACCTAGGATGGAAGTATGGGTGGTGGCCAGATCCTTCCAAGAAGGACTTTATGCAGTGCATATTTTGCAGGAAGGTAGTCCCATCCGGAATATGCAGATTCAAGCAGCACCTTGCTGGGGGGTATGGAGATGCAATAAAATGTCCTAATACTCCAGCAATAGTTAGGAAGGAGATAGTTGTTTATCTGAAAAAGAGTTCAAGGACTGTTCTTGTGAAGGTACCTGTAGAAGATGAACAAGATGCTGCTGGTGTAGAAGAACCTGTAGCTGTACCAGTACCAAGTTCTGGAACAAAAGTTAAGCAAGCCAAGAAGAAGATTGCTCAGGCTGCCATCACTTCTTTCACTATATCTGCTGTAGCAAAACCAGCAACTCAAAAACAGTCCAGGTCAGTGAGTTCCATGCTTCGCAAGTCACCAGAAGAAGTAGTTGCAGAGAGGCACAAATCCAAGCAAAGTCAACCTACACTTGAGCAGTGCATAAAGAAAAATAAGGAGGCCAaagtaattgttgatgatcatgtTGCCGATTTCTTTTATGAGAATCGCATTCCATTGAACGTCATTAATTCAAGAAGCTGGGAAGTTTTGCTTGAGTCAATTGGACAATATGGTCCTAGGTACCGCTCACCGTCATATCATGATGTTAGGACTCTGCTGCTTGAAAGAGCTGTGAACAGAACAGCGGAGTTGAGGAAGAAGCATGAGGAGGCTTGGAAGGAATATGGTTGCACCATAATGTCCGATGGGTGGACTGACACAAGCCACCGCCATCTCATCAATTTCCTTGCTAACAGTCCAGCAGGGACTTTCTTTCTAGGGTCTGTTGATGCTTCAAGTGAGATAGCAAATGCGAATATGTTGGCTGACTTGTTGGAGAAGCAAATTGATAAGGTTGGGAAGGAACACGTGGTGCAGATTGTCACTGACAATGGAGCCAACTTCAAGGCAGCAGGGAGGCTTTTAATGGAGAGGATCCCACATCTATTTTGGACACCATGTGCAGCCCATTGCTTGGATTTGTTGTTGGAGGATATTGGAAAGATCAAGGAATTCCACACTTGCATCAACATGGCATAG